From Lytechinus variegatus isolate NC3 chromosome 16, Lvar_3.0, whole genome shotgun sequence, the proteins below share one genomic window:
- the LOC121429718 gene encoding uncharacterized protein C5orf34-like isoform X2: MMDSDVRPVSMVMTCDDAVEMTFVDGSRVQLSPCGSCFIYDPPSSQEVSHSYQRKDLGPSHPLYASNRIQQRTCFVTSICRSKVKAALEFRNRFASCPFLCAATTQGESTLELYTNITQVEWSKSDRTGTFSQLPDHSLELTSVDSLATMILSPNGQDFSVKYLCKLQPDGERPLDVHAEPDHQMAQSSELSRDYQESLRCHQRTTSDVKLCRDHDSGGFIYQGEGQVMPHCQVHGSDPKVAQRISPEDRDLLVTGRMRCKFWYMWVIQNHSVAHCPWYWRLPLNLLLNHHASLQKTPDESTTFSKGNVPGPMTDKLRNQSSPVPPSLPLRCGESHLHKHHWRPIRQECTIDDRGEADTLTMYGRKVSVLVVGGVVYRLFWNPVPSMEIYPGNGDVILSSDERGCYFRLLKVCPGDGALKELMISVSNPIPDPPQSSYSIADLVQRTSRLLHCMSVHLRTAGDTGSGDICCWKKLEQDDALNRTPSVLLEKSVIPSLGQLEAYEGGLIRGFFYDGVTIETKHISPVQFNAAGVDMEYGKDEESIFTIVMADGLHKKVTSLNPGVYVRHINALLEWKRWVFLNCEGRLALIRDEKTNQEISRYHRCPQTRTISVRKSDRESEKK, from the exons ATGATGGATTCAGATGTACGACCGGTTTCCATGGTGATGACTTGTGATGACGCAGTGGAGATGACATTCGTGGATGGATCGAGGGTCCAGCTTTCTCCTTGTGggtcatgttttatttatgatCCACCTTCAAGCCAAGAAGTCTCGCATTCCTATCAGAGGAAAGATTTGGGACCAAGCCATCCTCTTTATGCATCCAACAGGATACAGCAGAGGACATGCTTTGTTACTAGCatctgcaggtcaaaggtcaaagctGCTCTTGAATTTAGAAATCGGTTTGCTTCGTGTCCTTTCCTTTGTGCTGCCACTACACAGGGAGAGAGTACATTG gaatTGTATACCAACATCACCCAAGTGGAATGGTCCAAATCAGATAGAACAGGTACATTCAGTCAGCTCCCTGACCATTCTCTTGAGCTGACCTCGGTGGATAGCCTTGCTACAATGATCCTTTCACCCAATGGTCAAGACTTCTCAGTCAAGTATCTCTGTAAGCTCCAACCTGATGGTGAAAGACCACTGGACGTCCATGCAGAGCCTGATCATCAAATGGCACAAAGCTCAGAACTCTCTAGGGATTACCAGGAAAGCCTTAGGTGTCACCAAAGGACCACAAGTGATGTGAAACTCTGCCGAGACCATGATAGTGGAGGATTCATCTACCAAGGAGAAGGACAAGTCATGCCGCACTGTCAGGTTCATGGTTCTGACCCCAAGGTGGCACAAAGGATATCTCCAGAAGATAGAGATCTTTTAGTGACAGGCAGAATGAGGTGCAAGTTCTGGTATATGTGGGTTATACAGAACCACTCGGTTGCCCATTGTCCATGGTATTGGAGGCTGCCTTTGAATCTGTTGTTGAATCACCATGCAAGCCTTCAGAAGACACCAGATGAAAGTACCACTTTTTCCAAAGGGAACG TTCCTGGTCCTATGACAGACAAGCTTCGGAACCAGTCTAGTCCAGTACCACCATCCCTACCCCTGAGATGTGGTGAAAGTCACCTTCACAAGCATCACTGGAGACCGATCAGACAGGAGTGTACTATAGATGATAGGGGTGAGGCTGATACCCTTACCATGTATGGCAGAAAGGTCTCCGTTCTGGTCGTTGGAGGAGTGGTTTACAG GTTATTCTGGAACCCTGTCCCATCGATGGAGATATATCCCGGTAACGGAGATGTGATTTTGTCTTCTGACGAGAGGGGATGTTACTTCCGTCTCCTCAAGGTTTGTCCCGGTGATGGCGCCCTCAAGGAACTGATGATTTCCGTATCCAATCCTATTCCTGATCCTCCACAGTCATCATATAGTATTGCAGATCTTGTGCAAAGAACTTCAAG GCTTCTACACTGTATGTCAGTTCACCTGAGAACGGCTGGGGATACAGGATCAGGAGATATCTGCTGCTGGAAG AAACTTGAGCAAGATGATGCTTTAAACAGAACACCCAGCGTCCTTCTTGAAAAGAGCGTCATCCCTTCTTTGGGTCAGCTGGAAGCGTATGAAGGCGGTCTAATCCGAGGCTTCTTCTATGATGGGGTTACCATAGAAACAAAGCACATTAGTCCAGTTCAGTTCAATGCAGCAGGAGTGGACATGGAG tACGGTAAGGATGAAGAATCTATTTTCACTATAGTGATGGCTGATGGTCTTCATAAGAAAGTTACTTCACTAAACCCGGGAGTATATGTCAG